In the genome of Halosolutus amylolyticus, the window CACGATCGGGGCGACGTTCAACGCGGCCGCACCGACGACGCCGGCCATAATCGCGATCGTGAGCGGCGTTTTCGGCGAGAGTGGCGCGAGTTCCTCGAGATCGGTGTCGGCCAGTCGATCGAAGGCGTCCTCCTCGACGAACAGCAGGTCCGTTGACCTGGTGAAGTGCTCGATCGCGTCGCGATCGGTCTGGAGCAAGAGCACGTCGCCCGCGGCGAGTTCCACGTCGCCGAGATCGGTCCGGAGGAGGTCGCCCTCGCGACGGATCGCCAGCACGGTCGTTCCGTAGAACGTTCGGAGGTTCGTCTCGGCGAGGCGCTCGCCGAGGAATCTCGAGTCGCCGGGGAGAACTGCTTTGGCGAGGGTGTCTTCGCTCGGCGCGTCGTCGAACGTCTCCTCGGTCACGCGTTTGCGAGCGAGTTGGCGCAGGCCCTGATTCTCGACGAACCGGTTGACCGCCTGTAGAGTGCCGTGGACCGTGAGCACGTCGCCCTCGCGGATACGCTGATCCGAGCCGACGGCGACGTACGACTCGCTCACGGGGTCGACCGGCTCCCCGACTGCGGCGCTAACCTCCGACTCGCCCGTAACAGTGGTCGTCGCCTCGCCCGCCACGTCGACCGCCTCCCGACCTGTTTCGTCGATACTCGCGTCGAGTTCGGAAGCGCTGCCCTCCGCATCGTCGTACTCGAGGACCTGCGGTTCCCGCCGGGACGTGCCGTTCCGACGGAGCTGGAGGACGCGGACGTTCGCGTCCGTCCGCGACTCGAGTTCGTCGACTGTGAGCCCGACCGGTGCCGAGTCGGCCCGAACGCGGACCGCGGTGAGGTGGTCCTCGAGGTCGAACTCCTCGACCAGATCGGCGTCGACCGGGATCCGTGCGGGCGTCAGCCACCGGCCGACGGTCGCGAGGTACGTGAGCCCGACCAGGAGAACGACGATCCCGAGCAGCGAGAACTCGAACATCCCCAGCGGCTGGCGTCCGAGGAGTTCGACGGCGAACTCGCTTGCGAGCAGGTTCGTCGAGGTCCCGATGAGCGTGAGCGTACCGCCGAGGATCGCCGCGTACGACAGCGGGAGGAGGAGTTTCGACGGCGAAATACCGGTCTTCTCCGCGAGTTCCGAGATCATCGGGATGAAGATGGCCACGACGGGCGTGTTGTTGATAACGCCCGCGAGCGGCCCGGTCGTACAGATCGTCGCCGCGAGCGCCCGCTTCTCGCTCCCCTTCGTGAATCGGGCAA includes:
- a CDS encoding SLC13 family permease, translating into MIDGVSTGALVVFGLIAIALTLFVTEAIPNDVTAIGIIVSLAALEPVTGVGHQAAISGFASTATITIVAMYMLSSAIQDTGVVQRLGVYLARFTKGSEKRALAATICTTGPLAGVINNTPVVAIFIPMISELAEKTGISPSKLLLPLSYAAILGGTLTLIGTSTNLLASEFAVELLGRQPLGMFEFSLLGIVVLLVGLTYLATVGRWLTPARIPVDADLVEEFDLEDHLTAVRVRADSAPVGLTVDELESRTDANVRVLQLRRNGTSRREPQVLEYDDAEGSASELDASIDETGREAVDVAGEATTTVTGESEVSAAVGEPVDPVSESYVAVGSDQRIREGDVLTVHGTLQAVNRFVENQGLRQLARKRVTEETFDDAPSEDTLAKAVLPGDSRFLGERLAETNLRTFYGTTVLAIRREGDLLRTDLGDVELAAGDVLLLQTDRDAIEHFTRSTDLLFVEEDAFDRLADTDLEELAPLSPKTPLTIAIMAGVVGAAALNVAPIVITAFAGVFLMVVTGCLSIGDAYDAVSWNVVFLLAGVIPLGIALESTGGSQVIAGGLVATANVLPLVAVLLLCTIVTGLLANVITPVATVVLMIPVAVDAATSLGASRFAFLLAVMFASATSFMTPVGYQTNLMVYGPGGYEFTDFLRVGGPLQLLLAVVTTAGIVLVWGL